Proteins encoded by one window of Anaerohalosphaeraceae bacterium:
- a CDS encoding PEP-CTERM sorting domain-containing protein produces the protein MSDNFNSYNNGNLVGQGGWSAHSGAGNAPVQVVNGTVKLITQSASAEDVNKSVGTTMGAGDIWYAGFDVIVGSASTGKDYFAHFLQGTSNFAARVGVSIGTGGKFAFGLLGTTTYPEVLTGFDYNVEQVYRVVSSYDYSSGLCTLWIDGTQVLTQNWFTNNANTAYAFRQGTGGSLRLTVDNLVVATTYAEAAVPEPATMALLGLGGFLAVVRRK, from the coding sequence ATGTCCGACAATTTTAATTCCTACAACAATGGTAATTTGGTCGGGCAGGGCGGCTGGTCGGCTCACAGCGGTGCCGGAAACGCTCCTGTACAGGTGGTGAATGGAACAGTAAAGCTGATCACGCAGAGTGCTTCGGCGGAGGATGTGAACAAGTCTGTCGGGACAACGATGGGGGCGGGGGATATTTGGTATGCCGGATTTGATGTGATTGTCGGTTCGGCCTCGACGGGAAAAGATTATTTTGCTCATTTCCTTCAGGGAACGAGCAATTTTGCGGCTCGTGTTGGTGTGAGCATTGGCACCGGCGGCAAGTTTGCGTTTGGTTTGCTGGGCACCACAACGTATCCGGAAGTTTTGACGGGTTTTGATTACAATGTTGAGCAGGTTTATCGTGTAGTGTCCTCCTATGATTACAGCTCGGGGCTGTGCACGCTGTGGATTGATGGAACACAGGTTCTGACGCAGAACTGGTTTACGAACAATGCGAACACGGCGTATGCATTTCGTCAGGGAACCGGCGGTTCGCTGCGTTTGACGGTGGATAATCTGGTCGTGGCCACCACGTATGCCGAGGCAGCTGTTCCGGAGCCGGCGACGATGGCTCTGTTGGGCTTGGGCGGATTTTTGGCTGTTGTCCGTCGGAAATAA
- a CDS encoding prepilin-type N-terminal cleavage/methylation domain-containing protein — MKSQTYQKRTVRSNRSNSSFGFTLIELLVVIAIVAMLLGILLPGLRRAKQAAESVVCRAHMKGIGSGLNLYSAAWDQWIPGPSTSGAKVYSTGAGYGSTSPYQNVDWMSPMMGDELGLAAEPLQRLLDLLNEELRCPSNRVKNDYVYPSAIAGVNPQDISYSSYSAVLGFHMYPSGGQGASSEYQISGCRVVTDQEIYSYARIGRGYQPKLTKLGTPSLKVFVVEGARYFDEQRGVSFNNLAYQNDGGNFMLQGPVFRRNGDPYLLRRTSLTDPSTWSLSDAAIRLAYRHNKRINLVFFDGHVETQDLLGSLRVRYYFPKGTLITTVGALAMQAVDAAEGTIQ; from the coding sequence ATGAAATCCCAAACATACCAAAAAAGAACTGTCCGGAGCAACCGGTCCAATTCTTCTTTCGGTTTTACGCTGATTGAGCTGCTGGTGGTGATTGCGATTGTGGCGATGCTGCTGGGGATTCTGCTGCCGGGGCTTCGTCGGGCCAAACAGGCGGCGGAGAGCGTAGTCTGCCGGGCGCATATGAAGGGAATCGGCAGCGGACTGAATCTCTATTCGGCGGCGTGGGACCAGTGGATACCCGGCCCGAGCACCAGCGGGGCGAAGGTCTATTCGACGGGTGCCGGATACGGTTCTACGAGTCCCTATCAGAATGTGGACTGGATGTCGCCGATGATGGGGGATGAACTGGGGCTGGCGGCCGAACCGTTGCAGCGGCTTCTGGATTTGCTCAATGAAGAACTGCGGTGCCCGTCGAATCGGGTCAAAAACGATTATGTGTACCCGAGTGCAATTGCCGGCGTGAATCCGCAGGATATTTCGTATTCGAGCTATTCGGCGGTTTTGGGTTTTCATATGTATCCGAGCGGAGGGCAGGGGGCGTCCAGTGAGTATCAGATTTCGGGCTGTCGGGTCGTAACGGACCAGGAGATTTACAGTTATGCCCGCATCGGTCGGGGGTATCAGCCGAAGCTGACCAAACTGGGTACGCCTTCGCTGAAGGTGTTTGTTGTGGAAGGGGCTCGGTACTTTGATGAGCAGCGGGGAGTGAGTTTCAACAATCTTGCCTACCAGAATGACGGAGGCAATTTTATGCTGCAGGGGCCGGTGTTTCGGCGGAACGGCGACCCGTATCTTCTGCGGCGGACGAGCTTGACGGATCCCTCGACGTGGAGTTTGTCGGATGCCGCAATACGGCTGGCGTATCGGCATAACAAGCGAATTAATCTGGTCTTTTTCGATGGGCACGTGGAAACGCAGGACCTGCTTGGGTCGCTTCGTGTCCGCTATTATTTCCCGAAAGGAACCTTGATTACCACGGTGGGAGCGCTGGCGATGCAGGCGGTTGATGCGGCGGAGGGGACTATTCAGTAA
- a CDS encoding LacI family DNA-binding transcriptional regulator: MKSTAPSLSDVAAQAGVSKSTVSRILNNRLGNGFSVKEEVRQRVLEIARKLNYRPNLIAKSLTMRSTKMIHIIGGNHALSQLGNIYQTVVNHITEVIDSQGQGFDVTVDMSKHKPDESEMPAWKIDGAVILARCTEPTMEEILQLGIPYVVINGPAPAGGTSVVPDDVQGTRLALKHLMDLGHRKIAYTPPPRKYMMVGHSSITDRQETYIAQMKKNGLEPIISSLDVLDDTEKLLQELVFERKATAILAYGHMEALNLLQAAHSLEIPVPERLSIMCFCDHYANKIMSPGLTFIDLGSAQMGTLAAQLLLEQITQPEKQKPKRVVLDETLCVRSTTAPPSSN, translated from the coding sequence ATGAAATCGACGGCTCCCAGTTTGAGTGACGTAGCCGCCCAGGCGGGCGTCAGCAAATCCACCGTCAGCCGCATCCTGAACAACCGGCTCGGAAACGGCTTCTCGGTCAAAGAGGAGGTGCGGCAGCGTGTCCTCGAAATCGCCCGCAAACTGAACTACCGCCCCAACCTCATCGCCAAAAGTCTGACGATGCGGTCCACCAAGATGATTCACATCATCGGCGGCAATCACGCCCTCAGCCAGCTCGGAAACATCTATCAGACCGTCGTCAACCACATTACCGAAGTCATCGACTCGCAGGGACAGGGCTTTGACGTCACCGTCGATATGTCCAAACACAAACCCGACGAAAGCGAAATGCCCGCCTGGAAAATCGACGGGGCCGTCATTCTCGCTCGATGCACCGAGCCGACGATGGAAGAAATCCTGCAATTGGGCATCCCGTATGTCGTCATCAACGGCCCCGCCCCTGCCGGCGGGACCTCTGTCGTTCCCGATGACGTTCAGGGAACCCGACTGGCCCTCAAACATCTGATGGACCTGGGGCATCGCAAAATCGCCTATACACCGCCGCCCAGAAAATACATGATGGTCGGCCATTCGAGCATTACCGACCGTCAGGAAACGTATATAGCTCAAATGAAGAAAAACGGTCTTGAACCCATTATCAGCTCCCTCGACGTGCTCGACGACACGGAAAAACTGCTTCAGGAACTGGTGTTTGAAAGAAAAGCAACTGCCATTCTTGCCTACGGACACATGGAAGCCCTCAACCTCCTCCAGGCCGCCCACTCCCTTGAAATCCCTGTCCCTGAGCGGCTCAGCATCATGTGCTTCTGTGACCATTACGCCAACAAAATCATGAGTCCGGGGCTGACCTTTATCGACCTGGGTTCCGCTCAAATGGGGACCCTCGCCGCTCAACTGCTCCTTGAACAAATCACACAGCCTGAAAAACAAAAACCCAAACGGGTGGTTCTGGACGAAACGCTTTGCGTTCGAAGCACCACCGCACCGCCTTCTTCGAATTGA
- a CDS encoding endonuclease/exonuclease/phosphatase family protein: MRKGIVFLWLFAAVLPAGATMIRTATFNCSLTRSQTGGLIEDLRGGQNPQGKAVAEILQRVRPDVVLLNEFDWDAGGGAIGIFQKEYLEVSQSGQEPLVYPFVFTAPVNTGLASGIDLDGDGRTDGPEDAFGYGRFEGQYGMVLLSRFPIRKEAVRTFQTFLWKDMPGALLPKRPGADKEMWYSPEALDRLRLSSKSHWDVPVEIRGRVIHVLASHPTPPVFDGAEDRNGRRNHDEIRFWADYLTPEQSGYIYDDAGRRGGLEEGGLFVILGDLNADPADGDGLHEGILSLLNHPRVQDVRPASKGAAEAARLDGGVNEGHKGPAELDTYHSPPGRPPGNLRLDYVLPSKELKVIKAEVFWPERADPLSRLTAGPPYVSSDHRLVWADLELP, encoded by the coding sequence ATGCGAAAAGGGATAGTTTTTCTGTGGCTGTTTGCGGCGGTGCTGCCGGCAGGGGCAACGATGATTCGGACGGCAACCTTTAATTGTTCGCTGACCCGTTCCCAAACGGGCGGGCTGATTGAGGATTTGCGCGGGGGGCAAAATCCGCAGGGCAAGGCTGTAGCGGAGATTCTTCAGCGGGTGCGGCCGGATGTGGTGCTCCTGAACGAATTCGACTGGGATGCCGGAGGAGGGGCAATCGGGATTTTCCAAAAAGAGTATCTGGAGGTTTCCCAGAGCGGGCAGGAGCCGCTGGTCTATCCGTTTGTGTTTACGGCGCCGGTGAATACGGGGCTGGCCAGCGGAATTGATTTGGACGGAGACGGGCGGACGGACGGGCCGGAGGACGCCTTCGGCTACGGCCGGTTTGAAGGGCAGTACGGAATGGTGCTCCTGTCGCGGTTTCCCATCCGAAAGGAGGCCGTTCGGACGTTTCAAACCTTTTTATGGAAAGATATGCCGGGGGCGCTGCTGCCGAAAAGGCCCGGAGCGGACAAAGAGATGTGGTATTCGCCGGAGGCGCTGGACCGGCTGCGGCTGTCGTCCAAAAGCCATTGGGATGTGCCGGTTGAGATACGCGGCCGAGTGATTCATGTTTTGGCATCGCATCCGACGCCGCCGGTCTTTGACGGGGCGGAGGACCGCAACGGGCGGAGAAATCACGATGAGATTCGGTTTTGGGCGGATTATTTGACACCGGAGCAAAGCGGGTATATTTATGATGATGCGGGCCGGCGGGGAGGACTGGAGGAAGGGGGGCTTTTTGTAATTTTGGGGGATTTGAATGCCGACCCGGCGGATGGGGACGGGCTGCACGAAGGGATTTTGTCGCTGCTGAATCACCCGCGCGTGCAGGATGTGCGGCCCGCATCGAAGGGAGCGGCGGAGGCGGCCCGGCTGGATGGAGGGGTGAACGAAGGGCATAAGGGACCGGCGGAGTTGGATACGTATCATTCGCCGCCCGGACGGCCGCCGGGAAATCTGCGGCTGGATTATGTGCTGCCGTCGAAGGAATTGAAGGTTATCAAGGCGGAGGTTTTCTGGCCGGAGCGGGCCGACCCGCTGTCGAGACTGACGGCAGGGCCGCCGTATGTCAGTTCGGACCATCGGCTGGTTTGGGCGGATTTGGAACTGCCGTAA
- a CDS encoding iron ABC transporter permease: MERTGTEQPFWRRYLEKADPLVAAEVLIFLFVGLFFFWPLAEAVGAGLTFEGHFSFYWLGRLFSNRIVLGQIANSFLLASVTTALCLLLTMPMAIVSTRYQFRGQGVLTGLLLVPLILPPFVGALSIKRYLGQFGILNLVLERLGVLDLSTGRPPDWLGSGFWVVAVLQTLNLFPILYLNLSAALANLDPAYAQAARNLGAGKWTVFRRITLPLLRPGIFAGGSIVFIWSFTDIGTPLMVGYEELASVRIFKELARADVSGRTYSLVLVMLVLSVLFYVLGKVVFGRSSGAESAKASTASAGRRLGFWGTLGAWAFFGGVILLAILPHIGVVLTAVSGQWIKTILPERYTLEHVLFVLRQPEPRRAVLNSLVYAGLSTTLDLVIGSAAAWMLVRRRLRGARVLDLCLMLPLAVPGVILAAGYIAMTAPGRLLEAIGPMRNPTMLLVIAYTIRRAPFVVRGVTAGLQQIPETLEQAARNLGASAGQAIRKITVPLIAANLIASGLLTFSYAMLEVSDSLVLAQLRVHYPITKEIYTQAYSANADAMQIAASLGLLGMLVLGGSLAAAAVLMGKRLGAVFRA, from the coding sequence ATGGAACGAACGGGAACAGAGCAGCCGTTTTGGCGGCGGTATCTGGAGAAGGCCGACCCGCTGGTTGCGGCGGAGGTTTTGATTTTTCTTTTTGTGGGGTTGTTTTTTTTCTGGCCGCTGGCGGAAGCGGTTGGGGCGGGGCTGACATTTGAAGGGCATTTCAGCTTTTACTGGCTGGGACGGCTGTTTTCCAATCGGATTGTGCTGGGGCAGATTGCAAACAGTTTTTTGCTGGCATCTGTGACAACAGCCCTGTGCCTGCTGCTGACGATGCCGATGGCGATTGTGAGCACCCGGTATCAGTTTCGGGGGCAGGGGGTTTTGACGGGGCTGCTGCTGGTGCCGCTGATTCTGCCGCCGTTTGTGGGGGCGCTGTCGATTAAGCGGTATCTGGGACAGTTCGGGATTCTCAATCTGGTGCTGGAGCGGCTGGGCGTGCTGGATTTGTCTACGGGGCGTCCGCCGGACTGGCTGGGGTCAGGGTTCTGGGTGGTGGCGGTCCTGCAGACGCTGAATCTGTTTCCGATTTTGTATCTGAATCTGTCGGCGGCGCTGGCGAATCTGGACCCGGCGTATGCGCAGGCGGCCCGCAATCTGGGGGCGGGGAAATGGACGGTGTTTCGGCGGATTACGCTGCCGCTGCTGCGTCCGGGGATATTTGCAGGCGGCTCGATTGTGTTCATCTGGTCGTTTACGGACATCGGCACGCCGCTGATGGTGGGCTATGAGGAGCTGGCGTCGGTGAGGATTTTTAAGGAGCTGGCGCGGGCGGATGTGTCGGGGCGGACGTACAGTCTGGTTCTGGTGATGCTGGTGCTGTCGGTGCTTTTTTATGTGCTGGGCAAGGTGGTTTTCGGGCGCTCGAGCGGAGCGGAATCGGCCAAGGCTAGTACCGCCTCGGCGGGCCGACGACTCGGCTTTTGGGGGACGCTGGGGGCGTGGGCGTTTTTCGGCGGGGTGATTTTGCTGGCGATTCTGCCGCATATCGGGGTGGTTTTGACGGCGGTTTCGGGTCAGTGGATTAAGACGATTCTGCCGGAGCGGTACACGCTGGAGCATGTGCTGTTTGTGCTGCGGCAGCCGGAGCCGCGACGGGCTGTGCTGAACAGTCTGGTATATGCGGGACTTTCGACAACCCTGGATTTGGTGATCGGCTCGGCGGCGGCGTGGATGCTGGTGCGGCGCCGGCTTCGGGGGGCCAGGGTGCTGGATTTGTGTCTGATGCTTCCGCTGGCGGTGCCCGGGGTGATTCTGGCGGCCGGATACATTGCGATGACGGCGCCGGGTCGGCTGCTGGAGGCGATTGGGCCGATGCGGAATCCGACGATGCTGCTGGTGATTGCGTACACGATTCGTCGGGCGCCGTTTGTGGTCCGCGGCGTTACGGCGGGCCTGCAGCAGATTCCGGAGACGCTGGAACAGGCGGCACGGAATCTGGGGGCGAGTGCGGGGCAGGCGATACGAAAGATTACGGTGCCGCTGATTGCGGCCAATCTGATTGCGTCAGGCCTCCTGACCTTTTCGTATGCGATGCTGGAGGTGAGCGATTCGCTGGTGCTGGCGCAGCTGCGGGTGCATTATCCGATTACCAAAGAGATTTATACGCAGGCGTATTCGGCGAATGCGGATGCGATGCAGATTGCGGCCTCGCTGGGGCTTTTGGGGATGCTGGTGCTGGGCGGGTCGCTGGCGGCGGCGGCGGTGCTGATGGGCAAGCGGCTGGGGGCGGTATTCCGGGCGTGA
- a CDS encoding MFS transporter → MNFSSSSKTAPEDRIGLVQKSAYAIGMFVNNLQAAALPAMSVILNLGLKVDPVLVGLLAAIPRAFDALTDPVMGYISDNTRSRWGRRRPYIFCGAILSGVIFALMWQLPAGHSQAFYFWVFLTASLAFFGAYTVYATPFVAFGYEMTPDYHERTRLHTFANTVGQAAWLIAPWFYALMADEKLFPDKVQGARVLAVFIGAAVAVLGVVPAIFCRERFGQMPTAAQAPGGVWKNLLDFFRTFGQTFRCRPFVKLCAATFLVFNGYQLGVSFSLYVMIYYVYRGSDLMGGHLQGLYGTLMSAVTLIIVIPLTGWVATQIGKRPTFFCTIGLSLIGYALKWVGYNPNHPNWLLFAAPLVAFGTGSLFTLMGSMISDVCDYDELQSGQRREGMFGAIYWWMVKVGMSAAGLLAGILLRLSGFDVNLGAAQPEASLFWLRVFDVGIPLATSALAMAVIYLYEIDETRANEIRQILEKRRGKLSA, encoded by the coding sequence ATGAATTTCAGTTCCTCGTCGAAAACGGCCCCCGAAGACCGGATTGGGCTGGTGCAGAAGTCGGCGTATGCGATTGGGATGTTTGTGAATAACCTTCAGGCGGCGGCACTGCCGGCGATGTCGGTGATTCTGAATCTGGGGCTGAAGGTGGATCCGGTGCTGGTGGGTTTGCTGGCCGCTATTCCGCGGGCGTTTGATGCGCTGACGGACCCGGTCATGGGGTACATTTCGGACAACACACGGTCGCGCTGGGGGCGTCGGCGTCCTTATATTTTCTGTGGAGCGATTCTGTCGGGGGTGATTTTTGCTCTGATGTGGCAGCTGCCGGCCGGGCACAGCCAGGCATTCTATTTCTGGGTTTTCCTGACGGCTTCGCTGGCGTTTTTCGGGGCTTATACGGTCTATGCGACGCCGTTTGTGGCGTTCGGCTATGAGATGACGCCGGATTATCACGAACGTACCCGCCTGCATACCTTCGCCAATACGGTGGGGCAGGCCGCCTGGCTGATTGCGCCGTGGTTTTATGCGCTGATGGCCGATGAGAAACTCTTTCCGGATAAAGTGCAGGGGGCCAGGGTTTTAGCGGTCTTTATCGGGGCGGCGGTGGCGGTGCTGGGGGTGGTGCCGGCGATTTTTTGCCGGGAACGCTTTGGACAGATGCCGACGGCGGCGCAGGCGCCGGGGGGCGTATGGAAGAATCTTCTGGATTTTTTTAGGACATTTGGGCAGACCTTTCGCTGCCGGCCGTTTGTGAAACTTTGTGCCGCGACGTTTTTGGTCTTTAACGGCTACCAGCTGGGCGTGTCATTTTCTCTGTATGTGATGATTTACTATGTGTACCGCGGAAGCGACCTGATGGGCGGGCATCTTCAGGGCCTGTATGGAACGCTGATGTCGGCGGTCACCCTAATAATTGTGATTCCGCTGACAGGATGGGTGGCGACGCAAATCGGCAAGCGTCCGACCTTTTTCTGCACCATCGGGCTGTCGCTGATTGGATATGCTCTCAAGTGGGTCGGATACAATCCGAATCACCCGAATTGGCTGCTCTTTGCGGCTCCGCTGGTGGCATTCGGGACAGGGTCGCTGTTTACACTGATGGGCTCGATGATTTCAGATGTGTGCGACTATGATGAACTGCAGAGCGGCCAGCGTCGGGAAGGAATGTTCGGAGCGATTTACTGGTGGATGGTGAAGGTGGGGATGTCGGCGGCGGGTTTGCTGGCCGGGATTCTGCTGCGGCTGTCGGGCTTTGATGTAAATCTCGGTGCTGCTCAGCCGGAAGCGTCGCTGTTCTGGCTGCGGGTCTTTGATGTGGGGATTCCGCTGGCAACTTCCGCTTTGGCGATGGCAGTCATTTATCTGTATGAGATTGATGAAACGAGAGCCAACGAAATCCGACAGATTTTGGAAAAGCGAAGAGGAAAACTGTCCGCCTAA
- a CDS encoding family 16 glycosylhydrolase, which yields MRRIISILWLLAFASLLYGQNLLINGDFESGAVKGHFANGYPDNWQGWGTNGWHHSDLGYRKGSYGIAIWNNDTGLSQSVPVTAGMQIQVSGEMIYHTTEVLVNKRALIKVEFWNGPASSGTKISETIVGNLTPSHTAGTWYTFAQTLTVPASANLARLLCYTVSTGSPSTGKAFWDNLSIDDGRVLNSPDYNFDQIINLLDFAPLASAWLSESPSHNLLGQNWINLEDLDLFCSRWLNTIPQYPGYRFVWSDEFDGPSIDTASWTWEIGAGGWGNNELQYYTDHPENSYIENGCLVIAARKNHLGKTYTSARLKTQNKRSFRYGRMEARIKLPAGGKGIWPAFWMLGNNISTIGWPGCGEIDIMEAINSLSTVYGTIHYGSSNPYIHNSNGGSYAPSPSPAGRFNTYAIEWEPTRIRWFFNDINYYTSSNWWSSDPYPAPFNQPFFFIVNIAVGGNWPGYPDSTTPFPQLMYIDYIRVYEKIN from the coding sequence ATGCGGCGAATCATCTCAATTCTCTGGCTCTTGGCCTTTGCCTCTCTCCTGTATGGACAAAACCTGCTTATCAACGGGGACTTCGAATCCGGGGCTGTCAAAGGCCACTTTGCCAACGGATACCCGGACAACTGGCAGGGCTGGGGGACTAACGGCTGGCATCATTCCGACCTCGGCTATCGAAAAGGCAGCTACGGCATCGCCATATGGAACAACGACACCGGCCTGTCTCAATCCGTTCCCGTGACCGCCGGTATGCAAATTCAGGTCTCCGGCGAGATGATTTACCACACCACGGAAGTCCTCGTCAACAAACGAGCCCTCATAAAAGTCGAGTTCTGGAACGGCCCCGCTTCTTCCGGCACCAAAATCTCCGAAACGATAGTCGGCAACCTCACCCCCTCCCATACGGCCGGAACCTGGTACACCTTCGCCCAGACGCTCACCGTGCCCGCCTCCGCGAATCTGGCTCGGCTGCTCTGCTATACCGTCTCCACCGGCTCTCCCTCCACCGGCAAGGCCTTCTGGGACAATCTGTCCATCGATGACGGCCGGGTCCTCAACAGCCCCGACTACAATTTTGACCAAATTATCAATCTCCTTGATTTCGCTCCGCTGGCCTCCGCCTGGCTCAGTGAATCCCCGTCACACAATCTCCTTGGACAAAACTGGATTAATCTGGAAGACCTTGACTTATTCTGCTCCCGCTGGCTGAACACAATTCCCCAATACCCGGGTTATCGGTTCGTCTGGTCTGATGAATTTGACGGCCCCTCTATCGATACCGCCAGCTGGACCTGGGAAATCGGCGCCGGCGGCTGGGGAAATAACGAACTGCAGTACTACACGGATCACCCAGAAAATTCTTACATTGAAAACGGCTGTCTGGTTATCGCCGCCCGCAAAAACCATCTCGGCAAAACCTACACATCCGCCCGGCTGAAGACGCAAAATAAGCGGTCCTTCCGATATGGACGGATGGAAGCCCGTATCAAACTGCCCGCCGGCGGAAAAGGAATCTGGCCTGCTTTTTGGATGCTCGGCAACAATATTTCCACTATCGGATGGCCCGGCTGCGGCGAAATCGACATCATGGAGGCCATCAACTCGCTGTCCACCGTTTACGGAACCATCCATTACGGCAGCAGCAATCCGTATATTCACAACTCCAACGGCGGCTCTTATGCTCCGTCTCCCAGCCCGGCCGGACGATTTAATACTTATGCTATTGAATGGGAACCTACCCGAATCCGCTGGTTTTTCAACGACATCAACTACTATACGTCTTCAAACTGGTGGTCCAGCGACCCCTATCCGGCCCCCTTCAATCAGCCGTTCTTCTTTATTGTCAACATCGCCGTCGGCGGCAACTGGCCCGGCTACCCGGACAGCACAACTCCCTTCCCCCAGCTGATGTACATCGACTACATCCGAGTCTATGAAAAAATCAACTGA
- a CDS encoding ABC transporter ATP-binding protein, with product MIEIRLEGISKVYAQGLGSGPVLEKIDLVIEPGEFFFLLGPSGCGKTTLLRILAGLLEPTSGRILFDGRDVTHLAAEKRRTAMVFQNYALWPHLKVIENVEFGPQMQGIEPEKRRQIAMEKLAVVQMEAFAQRKPNQLSGGQQQRVALARALAAQPQCLLLDEPLSNLDARLRAKMRTELRRLVKESQTTAVYVTHDQKEALSMADRIAVLCGGRIVQIGRPQEIYQRPKNEFVADFIGEANFLTGNLLQTNPVKIRTEAGILASEMRTDRAAGAAVKCCVRPEKVQIHDIKDFADRNRPNLLAGTVQSIAYYGELSQIEVRLNAGVVWTVTVFSGRAEGLSAGTEVLCGVNPADVIVLEE from the coding sequence ATGATTGAGATACGGCTGGAAGGAATTTCGAAGGTCTATGCACAGGGGCTCGGGAGCGGGCCGGTCTTGGAGAAGATTGATTTGGTGATTGAGCCGGGGGAGTTTTTCTTTCTGCTGGGGCCCAGCGGGTGCGGCAAGACGACGCTGCTGCGGATTTTGGCGGGTCTGCTGGAGCCGACGAGCGGCCGGATTTTGTTTGACGGGCGGGATGTGACGCATCTGGCGGCGGAGAAGCGGCGGACGGCGATGGTGTTCCAGAATTATGCGCTCTGGCCGCATCTGAAGGTGATTGAGAATGTGGAGTTCGGACCGCAGATGCAGGGCATCGAGCCGGAGAAGCGGCGGCAGATTGCGATGGAAAAGCTGGCGGTCGTGCAGATGGAGGCGTTTGCACAACGCAAGCCCAATCAGCTGTCGGGCGGTCAGCAGCAGCGGGTGGCACTGGCACGGGCGCTGGCAGCGCAGCCGCAGTGTCTGCTGCTGGATGAGCCGCTGAGCAATCTGGATGCACGGCTGCGGGCAAAGATGCGCACGGAACTGCGGCGGCTGGTGAAGGAATCGCAGACGACGGCGGTCTATGTGACGCATGACCAGAAAGAGGCGCTGTCGATGGCGGACCGGATTGCCGTGCTGTGCGGCGGACGGATTGTGCAGATCGGCAGGCCGCAGGAGATTTACCAGCGGCCGAAAAATGAATTTGTGGCGGATTTTATCGGGGAGGCGAATTTTTTAACAGGAAATCTGTTGCAAACAAATCCGGTGAAAATCCGGACGGAAGCGGGGATTCTGGCGTCAGAGATGAGAACGGACCGGGCGGCGGGGGCGGCGGTGAAATGCTGCGTGCGCCCGGAGAAGGTGCAGATTCACGATATAAAAGATTTTGCGGATAGAAATCGCCCAAACCTTCTGGCCGGGACGGTTCAAAGCATCGCCTATTATGGAGAGCTGAGCCAGATAGAAGTGCGGCTGAATGCAGGGGTTGTGTGGACGGTGACGGTTTTTTCCGGCCGGGCGGAGGGGCTTTCGGCGGGAACTGAGGTTTTGTGCGGGGTCAATCCGGCGGATGTGATTGTGCTGGAGGAGTAA